The Culex pipiens pallens isolate TS chromosome 2, TS_CPP_V2, whole genome shotgun sequence DNA window TATTTAATAAAGGCTTGAGCTGATCGATTTGTTCGGAGATCAACGGCGCAGTTTTGGAGGATAAGATGCTGCCCAGGAGGATCGTTGGGATCTCGGTGATCCTCGCTGTTTGTGGCTGCGGTAAGTGTTGTGTAATGCGAAGTTAACGACCCGCACGCGCGTGCAACGAGCTCTGCTAGTGAAGGTCAAGTGCACGTAACTGTATCTAGAAGGAGGTTGACGACCCAGTGTTCAGAAAAGGTTAGTTGTGACCTGTTAAGTGCTGTTGGTAGTGATCACGTTGAGATAATCAAAACTGTAGCAACCTCGAAGAGTTTCTGTAAGTTTGAAGCCTGAAATTTCACATTTGGGTTGTCAACCGCTCTGGACGCTTCTAGAGAAATCCCATATGACTAATCCCGCTCAAAAAACCGGTTACTGATCACACCAATTTGTGTCACCTTGCAGCTTTCGCTGATCATGGACCAGCCGGGCGCAGAGTTTCTGATGGAGGAGGCTATGCTAACGCCTTCCTAGGAGTATACTACGAAGACTCTGGTGAAGAAGGTCATCACTATCACCAGCGGGGACACAAGAAGCCCCACCGGGCAGAACAACGGCAGGCGGTGTTTCCCCAACAACCTGCTTTTGGAGCGGTTCAACCGTTTAATATCTTTGGCCAGGTGGCAGCAGGAGCCGCCCAAGTAGCTGCCGGAACGGCGGCCGTTCTGAACAGTGTTAATAAGCAGATCAACACGGCGTTTAATGCGCAGCGACCGTTTGGTGTAGGTGGAGTTCAACCGGGTTATGGGTTTGGAATCGGGATCAACACTGGAAATCCAAGCGGTTTTGGACAGAATCCTTACGGATATCCTGGTGGTTACCAACCACTAGGTGTCGGAGGATACCAACCACAGGGACCCGGAGGATACCAACCACAAGGTCCTGGGGGATACCCTGTTGGTTACCAACAGGGTCAACGCCCTGACAATCATGGCCacgatcatcatcatcatcatcatgagAATCACGGCCATGAACACGGATACGGCAACGGAGGTTATCAACCAGCACCACCGAATAGGTATCCTGGAGGTCAACCTGGTCAGTACCCAGGTGGACAACCCAACAGACCCAACGAGCCCCAACGCCCAATCAACCCAAATCGTCCAAACGATCCACAACGTCCTGTTAATCCCAACACTCAAAAACCAACTAATCCAGGTCCGGGGCCAGTTACCCCCGCGCCAAACCAACCAATCCCAACAGCTGTCCCAATCGTTCCACCTCCTCCACCGGCTGTCCCGGAAGAGCCTCTGGTGATCCCGCCACCATCGGGACCCGTCGTAACGCCGCAACCTCCCTCATCCGTTTCAACAACCGAGGCCGAGGAAGACCCAGATAGCGTGACCTACGACATCGACATCCGAGGAGAGTTCAACGACACCCAAACTCGCCGGCGGAGACAGCTGTTCCCAAACCTGTTCAACTCTATCGGAAACATCGTTCAAACTGGTGTCAATCTGGCTAATCCTGCCAACTATTTCCAGCAGCAACCACAGCAGAACCCTCAAAACAACGCTCCTTTCTTCGgaggatttggatttggaggtAACCGACCTGGTTTCGGGTTCCAACCACAACAACAACCCGTTCCGACAACCCCTCGACCTGCCACTACAATTGGACAACAACGGCCTAGGCCTCAACCGCCTCAACCAATCCCTCAAACAACCCAAGCAGCTCCACAACCAACTCTGGTAACTCAACCACCAGCGCCCCCAGCACCGCCAGCTCCACCAGCGCCCCCAGCACCACCAGCTCCTCCTGTACCACCGGTAGACTCCGTGCCGCAGTTCCCCGAGCTTAACCTGCAACAGTTGGGCAACGGTGACTTCACGTGGACCAACGAAAACATCGGCCGTGACACCGTCCAAAACtcacgacgtcgtcgtcgtcgcgataCCGACGCCATCTACTTCCCGGATGACGACGAAGATCGATTCACCGTCACGCGCCGTCCCCAGGTCGTGTACCATCCCACGAATCGTGTCTCCCAAGGAAACGCCCAGGGAACCGCCCAAAACGTGCACAACGGCTTCGAGCAAAGCTCGGGCGCCAATTCCCAGTCCCAGACGGTTCAGAACCAGCACGGAACGTTTAACCAGAACGCCGCTGGCAGTACCTCCGGAAACATCGCCACCGACGGATCGTCCGGACAGCTGAGTGCGGCCAACACCATGCAGCAGAGCTTCCAGACGGCGGACTCTTCCGGAAGCAAAAACTCCGCCCAAAGCCAGTCGGCGAACTTTGACAAAAACGGCAACCTGGCCCTGACCAACTCCAACGCCAACACCAACTCGATCCGGGAGAAGGACCGCTTCAAGGAGCAGTCCAACGCCGGCTCGTCCGCCACCAACCAGAATCAGTTTGGGCAGTCCAACAGCAACGCCCAAACCAACTCGGAGACCTTCTTCGAGAACGGAATCCACGGCAACAAGAACACTGCCTCGAGCCAGTCGCAGCAAATCAACAAGGACGGCTCGGTGTCGGGTTCGAACTCGAACACGATGAGCGGGACCTTCACCGGGCCAAACGGTCTCCAGGGATCGTCCTCGTCCAGTCAGTCGTCGAGCTTCAATCGAGGTCAAGGTGGCAATGGTGGAGCGTCCTCGTCGGCGACATCTTCAAGTGGGGCCGGAAATGGGGGAGCGTCTTTCTCGTTTAGTGGGTCTTTCGCGGGGATTCCACCGGGTTTTGGGTTTCCCCAGATTTTTATAAATCCGGTCCAAAACGTGGGGAAGTTAGGGTAAGGCTTATCGGGTAAGAAGGGGGAGGAAAGGAAATAAAGTATAAATGAGTAAAATATTCAACGGATTGCGTTTTCCTTGGTTCCTAGTCGCGAGAGATTAATTAGCGTGGCCTTCGTTGGAGTTTGCGGATTGAGGAAGGTGAGTCAATAACTAGGCGTTTCACTGATGAGTCATACCTAGGTGGTTGGACTATAAAGTCATATAGACAGCTTTGGCTTTGTATACATTTGGGCGTTTGTTGAATAATTATAGAAAGGTGATTTTATTTCTCAGCATAACATAATGcataaatgctttaaaatttcacaaacatttatcattgaattatgtttaaaattgaGAGATAATTTAAAAGGTATCTTGAATATTCAAGAAAATCCTGCGAAATACAAACCAGGCTCGATAATCCGTATAATCGATAAGTCCTCGGAAATAaattacttcggataatcgaatcttcagATAATGGAAtcatgaaacatattttttgttgttttgctttGAGTGGTTGAGTTCAAatatgaccgattcttagcgaagctacaccaaaatgtaacttttttcagttttcaagttgattttttatatgaatgattttatttttattatgattcaataattgcaatttgctttaaatgcgttttcttacttcAAGAGCCaataatattgaccaaatatggtATGCATgccattgaatgggagaggatttttttcataaatctgctccattcgttgtcccgtcactagagggtgacgattctcgagattttcaatttcccgggaatcgagagttgaatttggccatttcccgggaattcccgggacccgggagtttttttgacTATGCCAAAACTGGcaacatttaaaatgaaaagtaacaaatttgattctttttaatgaattcagttacaatttattcatactaattctatgaaacgttaattcaGGTAGCCTCGTTATTTTGTGGAACTATAtaaaaccttttgattttttttctgaatctgcaaatacaaaatcgtttcttgagctttttaagactcaaaattgtagtttaaaatatttacgaatcttaattcgcactgagtgatttttcaaaagttgcacaaactttttattagatttttgtaaaaaaaaaaataactaatacagtccagactcgattttccgaaacctcgattatccgaagttcgattatccgatggtttgtttgggactttggataatcgaatcacgaacaatttttttttgttttttattttattttcttacttttgacTTCAAATTTGAGCTCTGCGACTccgttttagtaaaatttgaatagttgattgccaattaaataaaaaaaatgcatttttcaatgtttcaacaccgccattttggatgccatcttgaattaaaaatttctaaatcactttagagtaggtcattttcaagcaaaacaatcaaaaataagaatacgaaaaaaaacgattatttgattatcagaagtttcgattatccaaagtgctCCTCTCaattaaagtttttgatttttttgacaagttaaaattttcactttctgaataagaagattcgAGCTTGATTGaacattcaattttcaaaacaattttgaatttttcatttgtttttctgtttagtttatataattttgcttcgatatttataagttgaaaatttcccgggagtctcgaccgaatttcccgggaatcgagaggtccaaaaatggtcgatttcccgggaaatttttcccgggaattcccgctcgtcaccctctacccgTCAcgcaaagaaatggctggcaaaaactcaaatttcaaccaattcgttcagttcaagaagcaaaagattcgtttatcaatttgtgataatgtatagaagagcaaaagttttaaaaaatcaaactggcaaaactgtagcgattattgtagtgtgccttttgaaaatccagttttacgatgttgtcccgtcacgctataTTATCATTTCAGGAGAAGCACAGGTTACAAAATGgttcattctgcatgatatttctttgtaggaaaatcaattatcttttccaaatatgtaataaatttgggggttccttcttttattttgccactccaatcttttattcaaaaattccttaaataacttaaaattataaaacttttaaaatttaaataacatttcacttattaattttatttcaataaagaTATGATAACCTACATGGagttaagttaagtttttaCTCGTTGCAAGAAACTTCAAAACTGTATTTTTCCAAGCAAACataatttcaccattttttgatgtattatgtaaaattttccgaggaatctgataaaaatattttctattaaggcgtcatccataaagtatgtcacgctctagggggggagggggggggtctaagcaagtgtgacattgcatgttataagtataggaaaagcgtgacaaagggggggagggggggttaattttggctgattttagcgtgacgtactttatggatgaagccttacttggaattacaaaaacaaattggtATTACACAGAAATTTAAGTATTACTCTCTTACAgtctttaaaaacattaaacatatttcTACTGCTACTTAACTAGATTTTGACAAGTGGCAACATCATtacgttattaaaaaaaatattttcaatgcttACTTTTTTACGGTTatgaaaatatgcatttttgtttacaaataatgtaaaacatttttttgtgctttCTTTCCGTTGCAAATGAAtggtttattaaactttttgcattgccatttttgctgatgattaactgttaaataagtttatacatttttttgttaattgattcggcatgagtttctagACTTCTTCCCTTTATAAAATTACCAGGAATTGGTTGAATTATTGGAAAATGCTCGAATTACTGCGGAATAACTTAGTCATTCTGGAATAACACGAATTACTGCAAAATTGCAGGGTAGTTCTGGAGTTTTACGAAATACTTTGGAATTACACGAATTATTATGGAACTAGTGAGTTATTCTGAAATTACACAGTTACTTTCTCAAAATCCAAGTGAATCAGGATTATTTACCGATCTGTCACGAACCTGGAATTTccatacatgaaaattaataggctTATTGGAACGTTACTTAATCTACGTTAAGGTGGTTGGGGACTTCATCTCATTTGTATAGAAATGTTGtctgaaatataaattttccgttttcaaaaaatgcagactttttgtcaagatacaAACACCATATTTCGAAAAATAGCCTACACGGCtctttcgtggcgatcagaccaaGCCATTCTAGGTCATGTTGAAATCCACCCTTTTTTGCAGTCGTCTAAATAGTTTTTTATCATAACTTATAAACAACTAAATGgaactttaaaatttcctaTACCAAT harbors:
- the LOC120423493 gene encoding uncharacterized protein LOC120423493, encoding MLPRRIVGISVILAVCGCAFADHGPAGRRVSDGGGYANAFLGVYYEDSGEEGHHYHQRGHKKPHRAEQRQAVFPQQPAFGAVQPFNIFGQVAAGAAQVAAGTAAVLNSVNKQINTAFNAQRPFGVGGVQPGYGFGIGINTGNPSGFGQNPYGYPGGYQPLGVGGYQPQGPGGYQPQGPGGYPVGYQQGQRPDNHGHDHHHHHHENHGHEHGYGNGGYQPAPPNRYPGGQPGQYPGGQPNRPNEPQRPINPNRPNDPQRPVNPNTQKPTNPGPGPVTPAPNQPIPTAVPIVPPPPPAVPEEPLVIPPPSGPVVTPQPPSSVSTTEAEEDPDSVTYDIDIRGEFNDTQTRRRRQLFPNLFNSIGNIVQTGVNLANPANYFQQQPQQNPQNNAPFFGGFGFGGNRPGFGFQPQQQPVPTTPRPATTIGQQRPRPQPPQPIPQTTQAAPQPTLVTQPPAPPAPPAPPAPPAPPAPPVPPVDSVPQFPELNLQQLGNGDFTWTNENIGRDTVQNSRRRRRRDTDAIYFPDDDEDRFTVTRRPQVVYHPTNRVSQGNAQGTAQNVHNGFEQSSGANSQSQTVQNQHGTFNQNAAGSTSGNIATDGSSGQLSAANTMQQSFQTADSSGSKNSAQSQSANFDKNGNLALTNSNANTNSIREKDRFKEQSNAGSSATNQNQFGQSNSNAQTNSETFFENGIHGNKNTASSQSQQINKDGSVSGSNSNTMSGTFTGPNGLQGSSSSSQSSSFNRGQGGNGGASSSATSSSGAGNGGASFSFSGSFAGIPPGFGFPQIFINPVQNVGKLG